A part of Melittangium boletus DSM 14713 genomic DNA contains:
- the rnr gene encoding ribonuclease R, with translation MKRLLAESKQPLGVKELLKLTQLHPGQQTQLKRTLRDMVRAGDLLKEGKRFRLRSAQPSAPKGPTGAQPPFRRERDGQPASSPGKERPREERAAQGPPRDASSGQTDSRFAVRGRFSREERAAPRGRFVREGRVEQPRSRFEERGAAPPSRFARDERRPGPRPENRFEKDRREERFAPKGRGGGLSLTTVEGIFHAHRDGYGFVHPSSGVGDNIFLPPHEAARALDNDRVEVETWGRPGRMEGRIVRVVGRLRQLVVGTYVAGGKRDTRVIAYDKNLQAQGPIRVPPTQMARDGDVVKVRLGIGADLLEPGEGLYGEVAGSIGKPGDPSAEVLSIAYSQGFSDEFPSDVMDEADHIHTTVSEAEARGEERRDLRALPLVTIDGEDARDFDDAVYAEEVGEGWRLVVAIADVTHYVREGSALDAEALRRATSVYLPDRVLPMLPERLSNGICSLRPDEDRLCMVADMVLDRQGRLVSSQLYPAVMRSQARCTYNEVQDVLDGKDVPHRNAFKPHFERLQALARVLTRMRKERGAIDFNLPEHKVLMGEDGQPLRMEKRERKDSHRLIEECMLAANEAVAKFFADLGLPSVYRYHGEPDEEKLALFAQMAQAYGFKLNAEDITPKALNDFMGQLQGHPEERALNQLLLRSMMQAVYTSGDMGHYGLAAEYYLHFTSPIRRYPDLLVHRLLKAHWARQGQRRQEAVVEREERRLEDMAAQSSDRERAAMQAEREVVSYYAALMMKDRVGEEFAATVAGIAEFGFFVELDEVHVEGLVRADSLGFGARFDKALLALLLPGGFRVRVGQKARVRLASVNVTLRRIDFEALEVAGHAVKAMQAVERREHEQRRRESKEERKKAARIARERERQEKWGKPQVDTGAERSLAEAEAAHRQLAADAPPTVEMPAEILAQFTDEAPTVEMPEEALAQLAEDALPLEQLPSAAPSAFERIRALAAHAEPSGAPQPPEAVPPQLREKPTAATEQKPPRAKKRAAARTREQAPAAQRTPAVKKAAAAKKAPAVKKAAAAKKATVAKKAPAVKKAAAKKAPVKKAAAKKAPVKKAPVKKAPVKKASVAKKAAVKKAPVRKTTATKKRAAPSKGASSAKTGGAKKKR, from the coding sequence GTGAAGCGTCTCCTCGCCGAGTCCAAGCAGCCACTTGGCGTCAAGGAACTGCTCAAACTCACCCAGCTGCACCCCGGACAGCAGACCCAGCTCAAGCGGACGCTCCGGGACATGGTTCGCGCGGGCGACCTCCTCAAGGAGGGCAAGCGCTTCCGACTCCGGAGCGCTCAACCTTCCGCGCCCAAGGGCCCCACGGGTGCCCAACCGCCCTTCCGGCGGGAGCGGGACGGACAGCCCGCCTCCTCTCCTGGGAAGGAGCGGCCCCGGGAGGAGCGCGCCGCCCAGGGGCCGCCCCGGGACGCCAGCTCCGGGCAGACCGACTCGCGCTTCGCCGTGCGAGGCCGATTCTCTCGCGAGGAGCGCGCCGCGCCTCGGGGCCGCTTCGTGCGAGAGGGCCGCGTGGAACAGCCCCGGAGCCGTTTCGAGGAGCGCGGCGCCGCGCCGCCAAGCCGTTTCGCGCGGGATGAGCGCCGCCCTGGACCGCGGCCAGAAAACCGCTTCGAGAAGGACCGCCGCGAGGAGCGTTTCGCTCCGAAGGGCCGTGGCGGAGGCCTGTCGCTCACCACCGTGGAGGGCATCTTCCACGCGCACCGGGATGGCTACGGCTTCGTGCACCCCAGCTCGGGAGTGGGCGACAACATCTTCCTGCCGCCCCACGAGGCCGCGCGCGCGCTCGACAATGACCGCGTGGAGGTGGAGACGTGGGGCCGTCCCGGACGCATGGAGGGGCGGATCGTTCGCGTGGTGGGCCGGCTGCGTCAGCTCGTCGTGGGCACGTACGTGGCGGGCGGAAAGCGCGACACGCGCGTCATCGCCTACGACAAGAACCTCCAGGCCCAGGGGCCCATCCGCGTGCCCCCCACCCAGATGGCGCGGGATGGGGACGTGGTGAAGGTGCGCCTGGGCATCGGCGCGGACCTGCTCGAGCCCGGTGAAGGCCTCTATGGCGAGGTCGCCGGCTCCATCGGCAAGCCCGGGGACCCGAGCGCCGAGGTGCTCTCCATCGCCTACTCGCAGGGCTTCTCCGATGAGTTCCCCTCGGACGTCATGGACGAGGCGGACCACATCCACACCACCGTCTCCGAGGCCGAGGCCCGGGGCGAGGAGCGGCGCGACCTGCGCGCCCTGCCGCTCGTCACCATCGACGGCGAGGACGCGCGTGACTTCGACGACGCCGTCTACGCCGAGGAGGTGGGGGAGGGCTGGCGGCTCGTGGTGGCCATCGCCGACGTGACGCACTACGTGCGCGAGGGCAGCGCGCTCGACGCCGAGGCCCTTCGCCGCGCCACCTCCGTCTACCTGCCCGATCGCGTGCTGCCCATGCTCCCCGAGCGCCTGAGCAACGGCATCTGCTCGCTGCGTCCCGACGAGGACCGGCTGTGCATGGTGGCCGACATGGTGCTCGACCGGCAGGGCCGGCTCGTCTCCAGCCAGCTCTACCCGGCCGTCATGCGCAGCCAGGCCCGCTGCACCTACAACGAGGTGCAGGACGTCCTCGACGGCAAGGACGTGCCGCACCGCAACGCCTTCAAGCCCCACTTCGAGCGGCTCCAGGCGCTCGCGCGCGTGCTCACCCGGATGCGCAAGGAGCGCGGCGCCATCGATTTCAACCTGCCCGAGCACAAGGTGCTCATGGGGGAGGATGGCCAGCCCCTGCGCATGGAGAAGCGCGAGCGCAAGGACAGCCACCGACTCATCGAGGAGTGCATGCTCGCCGCCAACGAGGCGGTGGCGAAGTTCTTCGCCGACCTGGGCCTGCCCAGCGTCTACCGCTACCACGGCGAGCCCGACGAGGAAAAACTCGCCCTCTTCGCCCAGATGGCCCAGGCGTATGGCTTCAAGCTCAACGCCGAGGACATCACCCCCAAGGCGCTCAACGACTTCATGGGCCAGTTGCAGGGCCACCCCGAGGAGCGCGCCCTCAACCAACTGCTGCTGCGCTCCATGATGCAGGCCGTCTACACGTCCGGCGACATGGGCCACTACGGCCTCGCCGCCGAGTACTACCTGCACTTCACCTCGCCCATCCGCCGCTACCCGGACCTGCTCGTGCACCGGCTGCTCAAGGCCCACTGGGCCCGCCAGGGCCAGCGGCGCCAGGAGGCCGTGGTGGAGCGCGAGGAGCGGCGGCTCGAGGACATGGCCGCCCAGAGCTCGGACCGCGAGCGCGCCGCCATGCAGGCCGAGCGCGAGGTCGTCTCCTACTACGCCGCCCTGATGATGAAGGATCGCGTGGGCGAGGAGTTCGCGGCCACCGTCGCCGGCATCGCCGAGTTCGGCTTCTTCGTGGAGCTGGATGAGGTGCACGTCGAGGGCCTGGTGCGCGCGGACTCGCTCGGCTTCGGGGCCCGCTTCGACAAGGCCCTGCTCGCCCTGCTGCTGCCGGGCGGCTTCCGCGTCCGCGTGGGACAGAAGGCGCGGGTGCGGCTCGCCAGCGTGAACGTGACCTTGCGGCGGATCGACTTCGAGGCCCTGGAAGTCGCCGGCCACGCCGTGAAGGCCATGCAGGCCGTGGAGCGGCGCGAGCACGAACAGCGCCGCCGCGAGTCCAAGGAGGAGCGCAAGAAGGCCGCCCGCATCGCGCGCGAGCGTGAGCGGCAGGAGAAGTGGGGCAAGCCCCAGGTGGACACGGGCGCCGAGCGCTCCCTGGCCGAGGCCGAGGCGGCTCATCGCCAGTTGGCCGCCGATGCGCCCCCGACGGTGGAGATGCCCGCGGAGATCCTCGCTCAATTCACGGACGAGGCGCCCACGGTGGAGATGCCGGAGGAGGCCCTGGCCCAACTCGCCGAGGACGCGCTCCCCCTGGAGCAACTCCCCTCCGCGGCTCCCTCGGCCTTCGAGCGCATCCGGGCCCTCGCGGCCCATGCCGAGCCCTCCGGCGCGCCTCAGCCGCCCGAAGCCGTGCCTCCCCAGCTGCGTGAAAAGCCCACCGCCGCGACCGAGCAGAAGCCCCCGCGTGCGAAGAAGCGCGCCGCGGCGAGGACTCGCGAGCAGGCTCCGGCCGCCCAGCGGACTCCGGCGGTGAAGAAGGCCGCCGCGGCGAAGAAGGCTCCGGCGGTGAAGAAGGCCGCCGCGGCGAAGAAGGCCACCGTGGCGAAGAAGGCTCCGGCGGTGAAGAAGGCCGCCGCGAAGAAGGCTCCGGTGAAGAAGGCCGCCGCGAAGAAGGCTCCGGTGAAGAAGGCTCCGGTGAAGAAGGCTCCGGTGAAGAAGGCTTCCGTGGCGAAGAAGGCCGCTGTGAAGAAGGCTCCGGTGAGGAAGACCACCGCTACGAAGAAGCGGGCGGCGCCCTCGAAGGGCGCGAGCTCGGCCAAGACCGGAGGGGCGAAGAAGAAGCGGTAG
- a CDS encoding YceI family protein yields MRSRLSLLVTTTLLGTACLTACGGDEPIGEDLSKVTFPARTDFPVGSSSLKTLPSGTRTYNLEPALETSHLYVQIFAGGTVGDNHIVRATDWSGTAQFDPSSLDGCSISVTVQVEGLDPERDEMRDLAGFDRIDVDSRNTIREHLRTPEQLDFDNHKTIQFTSKSCTLSEDRGDGGHPKVDVKGDLTVRGATHEVVLPLEVSVDDENIAGRGIMIARHSDFKFEPYSSFGGLARNKQDIYFVLDVRGKRAP; encoded by the coding sequence ATGCGAAGCAGACTCTCCCTCCTCGTCACCACGACGCTGCTCGGCACGGCCTGTCTGACCGCTTGCGGCGGCGATGAGCCCATCGGCGAGGATCTCTCCAAGGTCACCTTCCCCGCGCGGACCGACTTCCCCGTGGGCTCGAGCAGCCTCAAGACCCTCCCCTCCGGCACGCGCACCTACAACCTCGAGCCGGCGCTGGAGACGAGCCACCTCTACGTGCAGATCTTCGCGGGCGGCACCGTGGGCGACAACCACATCGTCCGGGCCACGGACTGGTCGGGCACGGCCCAGTTCGATCCCTCGAGTCTGGATGGCTGCTCCATCTCGGTGACGGTGCAAGTGGAGGGGTTGGATCCGGAGCGTGACGAGATGCGGGACCTCGCCGGCTTCGATCGCATCGATGTCGACAGCCGCAACACGATCCGCGAGCACCTGCGGACCCCGGAGCAGCTCGACTTCGACAATCACAAGACGATCCAATTCACCTCGAAGTCCTGCACGCTCTCCGAGGATCGGGGCGATGGCGGCCATCCCAAGGTCGACGTGAAGGGCGACCTGACCGTGCGTGGCGCCACCCACGAGGTGGTGCTGCCCCTGGAAGTGTCCGTGGATGACGAGAACATCGCGGGCCGGGGAATCATGATCGCGCGGCACTCGGACTTCAAGTTCGAGCCCTACTCGTCGTTCGGCGGACTGGCCAGGAACAAGCAGGACATCTACTTCGTCCTGGATGTGCGCGGGAAGCGCGCGCCGTAG